Proteins found in one Fulvitalea axinellae genomic segment:
- a CDS encoding alpha/beta hydrolase: MINPKLIKKGVEGVIKRIYPLAENYAPNTARRFAMKLFSTPIKFKNSEGDLRCLAQANRNFTISADGKSIKVYVWGEDSEPAVLLMHGWSGKAMQLKKFISPLREKGFRVVAIDGPAHGDSSGRRTHLLEFATAITEVGKSIGGFKAVIGHSMGGTGTLLSIKYGLRPDVVVTVGAPSVGEWIFDAFAKKINATEVTGKYLKDQVRSKFGVDLEEVMPLAFSDLLDSTLSGMLVVHDRKDKEAVFRHAECLVDAVQKSELLDTKGLGHARILKNEGVVKKIVEFVAEKSKLG, from the coding sequence ATGATAAATCCGAAACTCATAAAAAAAGGTGTTGAGGGAGTAATAAAGAGAATTTATCCTTTAGCGGAGAATTACGCTCCAAACACGGCGAGACGTTTCGCCATGAAACTTTTTTCCACACCTATAAAATTCAAGAATTCTGAAGGTGATTTACGCTGTTTGGCACAAGCTAATCGAAATTTCACCATTTCGGCGGATGGCAAATCCATTAAGGTGTACGTTTGGGGCGAAGACTCCGAACCGGCTGTTTTGTTGATGCATGGTTGGAGCGGAAAGGCAATGCAACTCAAAAAGTTTATCTCTCCTCTTAGGGAGAAAGGGTTTCGGGTAGTGGCCATTGACGGCCCCGCGCACGGGGACTCTTCGGGTCGGCGAACGCATTTGTTGGAATTTGCCACGGCGATAACCGAGGTGGGAAAGAGCATTGGCGGTTTTAAAGCGGTCATCGGCCATTCAATGGGCGGTACGGGTACGTTGCTTTCCATTAAGTATGGCCTGCGTCCGGATGTGGTGGTTACTGTCGGTGCCCCGAGTGTAGGCGAGTGGATATTCGATGCTTTTGCGAAAAAAATAAACGCTACGGAAGTTACCGGGAAATACCTTAAAGATCAGGTCAGAAGCAAATTCGGTGTGGACTTGGAAGAGGTTATGCCGTTGGCGTTTTCCGATTTGTTGGACAGTACGTTGAGCGGAATGCTGGTAGTACATGATCGTAAAGACAAGGAGGCCGTGTTCCGTCATGCTGAATGTTTGGTGGATGCCGTTCAGAAATCAGAATTACTGGACACCAAAGGGCTGGGACATGCCCGGATTTTGAAAAACGAAGGAGTTGTCAAGAAGATTGTCGAGTTTGTGGCTGAAAAATCGAAGCTCGGTTAA
- a CDS encoding two-component regulator propeller domain-containing protein has translation MGLIFSLILLLGQVPVFSHLGVNDGVAHSDVLDIDQDSQGFLWIATHNGLQRYDGDVLRTFRHTPGDSVGLPGNRIKTICVDSRDRIWAYIHGSGFGYFNGESERFFRMELPGLGTATISDIEEDKSGDIWVATYGEGVFKIENTGIRHYLAEESALAQNDIRDLSRTVSGDIISLSASGIPQRFSSDSIVDLGIDPSLKIQRILPVGEGKYLLCDRDRLYVWGNGKVESVARRKLKFFPSDIISENGNAWISGSAGCEIFDLASGESEVLSVTSPEDIPKEKRLANNRANCLFADRSGMVWVGTSGGGLSFYKPFRHDFRLSPKEGLPNKYISAFAEGKGGKVWVGTRTGLALFDKEKGRFENIDYLTSRISALSKAHISDLLYLPKRNTLWVSSRNLGVFVLAFSEDGKALESDKRILEGRNIIGLCWTENGKVWLTGYTSGVYLADPSGEGLEPLDRKTLPSLALNYCYADSLSGKVWFSTRDKGIFAINAKTRELTDFYGKADGLGADYCWPIVKTAKDTLWVGTIGGGLTRLVFGKSGKPNYKIYHSGNTPEMEDNDIESLAFGKGELWAGGRGLLRFGADGNLIRKYSRKDGLQSESFKIGASLACSDGWFFFGGSEGFNYFHPLDFSENTALPYVGISAIKTDNKQVFPDSVGSYHISPNSRLDIDLKGMCFSDGNRCGIEYRFFGKGDTTWTDLPYKATSFSLRSLDSEITKIQFRAVKRNGVVGPMNSVRLTIDDSPFLVEHRVVIVIFSLIGIVVFIFLFWNKKEAEEYRDQEKAIGLESASRDSDLLDKVRGIALRNVSEGEFGVAQLAEAMAMSQSSLYKKVKAESGQTVVELIRNIRLEKAGEMLTVTALPVGEIANAVGFSDVKYFGRCFRKRFGQSPSEYRQERRRASAK, from the coding sequence ATGGGACTGATTTTTTCGCTTATTCTCTTGCTGGGCCAAGTGCCGGTATTCAGCCATTTGGGCGTAAACGATGGCGTGGCCCACAGCGACGTACTCGATATTGATCAAGACAGCCAAGGTTTTCTCTGGATTGCCACTCACAACGGTTTACAGCGCTATGACGGAGACGTGTTACGGACTTTTCGCCATACTCCCGGCGATAGTGTAGGTTTGCCCGGTAACAGAATCAAGACGATTTGTGTTGATTCCCGTGATCGGATTTGGGCGTATATCCACGGTAGCGGTTTCGGATATTTCAATGGCGAAAGCGAACGGTTTTTCCGAATGGAATTGCCCGGATTGGGAACGGCGACCATCAGCGATATTGAAGAAGACAAATCGGGTGATATCTGGGTGGCGACGTACGGCGAAGGAGTTTTTAAGATAGAAAATACCGGAATCCGCCATTATTTGGCCGAAGAAAGCGCATTGGCTCAAAACGATATTCGGGATTTGTCACGAACGGTATCCGGCGATATAATTTCGCTTTCCGCTTCGGGCATTCCCCAGCGCTTTTCCTCCGATAGTATAGTGGATTTAGGTATTGATCCGAGTCTGAAAATCCAGAGGATTCTTCCTGTCGGCGAAGGTAAATATCTGCTTTGTGATCGGGATCGTCTGTATGTTTGGGGAAATGGAAAAGTGGAATCGGTAGCGCGACGAAAGTTGAAATTTTTTCCTTCTGATATAATATCTGAAAACGGAAATGCTTGGATTAGCGGCTCCGCAGGTTGCGAGATTTTTGATTTGGCGAGTGGAGAGTCGGAAGTGCTGAGTGTGACATCGCCAGAAGATATTCCCAAAGAAAAGCGCTTGGCAAACAACAGGGCGAATTGCCTTTTTGCCGATCGGTCGGGAATGGTTTGGGTAGGGACGTCGGGCGGAGGCTTGAGCTTTTATAAACCCTTTCGGCATGATTTCCGGCTTTCGCCGAAAGAAGGGTTGCCGAACAAATATATCTCCGCTTTTGCCGAAGGCAAAGGAGGAAAAGTTTGGGTCGGGACGCGTACGGGTTTGGCTTTGTTCGATAAAGAAAAAGGGCGGTTTGAGAATATAGATTATCTGACTTCCCGGATTTCCGCTTTGTCGAAAGCCCATATTTCCGATCTGCTGTATTTGCCCAAGCGAAATACGCTTTGGGTGTCAAGCAGGAATTTGGGCGTGTTTGTGTTGGCTTTTTCTGAAGACGGAAAAGCGTTGGAATCCGACAAACGTATTTTGGAAGGTAGAAACATAATCGGTTTGTGCTGGACTGAAAACGGTAAAGTCTGGCTGACAGGTTATACTTCTGGCGTTTATCTGGCGGATCCTTCGGGCGAAGGGCTTGAGCCGTTGGACCGGAAAACACTGCCGAGTTTGGCGCTAAACTATTGCTACGCAGATTCGCTTAGCGGGAAAGTCTGGTTTTCGACCCGCGACAAAGGGATTTTTGCCATAAATGCGAAGACCAGAGAGTTGACGGACTTTTACGGCAAAGCCGACGGTTTGGGCGCCGATTATTGTTGGCCGATCGTAAAAACGGCGAAGGATACGCTTTGGGTTGGGACGATTGGAGGAGGTTTGACTCGGTTGGTTTTTGGAAAAAGCGGTAAGCCTAATTATAAAATATACCATTCGGGAAATACGCCCGAAATGGAGGATAACGATATCGAATCCTTGGCCTTCGGAAAAGGAGAACTATGGGCCGGAGGCCGGGGGCTGTTGCGTTTTGGGGCGGACGGAAATTTGATCAGAAAATACAGCCGTAAAGACGGCTTGCAAAGCGAATCGTTCAAAATCGGGGCTTCTTTGGCCTGTTCGGACGGCTGGTTCTTTTTTGGGGGTTCCGAAGGGTTTAATTATTTCCATCCATTGGATTTTTCTGAGAATACAGCTCTGCCGTATGTAGGGATTTCGGCGATAAAAACCGACAATAAGCAAGTCTTTCCCGATTCAGTTGGGAGCTATCATATTAGCCCGAATTCTCGATTGGATATCGACCTGAAAGGAATGTGTTTCAGCGACGGAAACCGATGTGGAATCGAATATCGATTTTTTGGAAAAGGAGATACGACATGGACTGATTTGCCTTATAAAGCGACTTCTTTTTCTTTGCGATCTTTAGATTCGGAAATCACCAAAATCCAATTTCGGGCAGTGAAAAGAAACGGTGTTGTCGGTCCGATGAATTCGGTGCGTTTGACGATTGATGACAGCCCGTTTCTTGTTGAGCATCGAGTTGTTATAGTGATATTTTCATTGATCGGGATAGTAGTCTTTATTTTTCTTTTTTGGAATAAAAAAGAGGCCGAAGAATATCGAGATCAAGAAAAAGCGATTGGCCTAGAATCGGCGAGTCGTGACTCTGATTTATTGGATAAAGTCAGGGGAATTGCCTTGCGGAATGTGTCGGAAGGGGAGTTTGGAGTGGCGCAGTTGGCGGAGGCCATGGCCATGAGCCAGTCGTCGCTTTACAAGAAGGTGAAAGCCGAAAGCGGGCAGACTGTCGTTGAGTTGATTCGAAATATCCGTCTGGAAAAGGCAGGCGAGATGCTTACGGTAACGGCGTTGCCGGTAGGTGAAATCGCCAATGCGGTCGGGTTTTCGGACGTGAAGTATTTCGGGCGTTGTTTCCGGAAACGTTTTGGTCAAAGCCCGTCCGAATACCGGCAAGAACGGCGGAGAGCTTCGGCCAAGTGA
- a CDS encoding CoA pyrophosphatase — protein sequence MGFIENLKNKLEDGLPGVEGQKTMAPMEIGDSRFGRMPSDARKAAVLCLFYQDGKGEWRFPLIQRPEYPGSHGGQVSFPGGKIERQERAEDAALRETHEEIGVWPDEVRLLGNLSDLYIPVSGFVVSPFLGYASAEPTFKPDPREVSGILYPTLEDLSKQFSEGPGTAIIETSYGRMKVPSFDVDGSVVWGATAIIIGELLTLLKD from the coding sequence ATGGGCTTTATTGAAAATTTAAAGAACAAACTGGAAGACGGACTGCCTGGCGTGGAAGGCCAAAAGACGATGGCTCCGATGGAAATCGGGGATTCCCGTTTTGGCCGAATGCCGAGTGACGCCAGAAAAGCCGCTGTTCTCTGTCTGTTTTATCAGGACGGTAAAGGCGAATGGCGGTTTCCCTTGATTCAGCGTCCCGAATATCCGGGTTCGCATGGAGGTCAGGTGAGTTTTCCCGGAGGGAAAATAGAGCGACAAGAACGGGCAGAGGACGCCGCTTTGCGCGAAACACATGAGGAAATCGGAGTGTGGCCTGACGAAGTCCGGCTTTTGGGAAACCTTTCCGATCTCTATATTCCCGTCAGCGGTTTCGTCGTTTCCCCATTTTTGGGTTACGCCTCCGCAGAGCCAACGTTTAAACCCGATCCGCGCGAAGTAAGCGGTATTTTATATCCGACTTTAGAGGATTTGTCCAAGCAGTTTTCGGAAGGCCCCGGAACCGCCATAATAGAAACCTCTTACGGCCGGATGAAAGTTCCGAGTTTCGATGTGGACGGCTCCGTAGTTTGGGGAGCGACTGCAATCATCATAGGAGAGTTGCTCACGCTTTTGAAAGATTAA
- a CDS encoding sugar-binding domain-containing protein, with protein MTKAVRFTLRLCFALTFYAISAYGQSQSAPGLPINFDHGWKFILDDIAEAKSSDYNDKKWRSLDLPHDWSVEGEYSNGPNTEWRTGYLPAGVGWYRKTFKTNKSWKDKHVAILFDGVYMNSEVWINGHYLGKRPYGYIGFEYDLTPYLRSGKNVIAVRVDRSDSYSDRWYPGSGIYRHVWLNVKSPAHIKTWGVYFRHQPTENNTAKVKATYDIVNKSDKPKNISVKTVLKNPDGKTVAQSTDIFKIGPEEEKPFDFDSEVKNPQRWSPENPNLYTLKVFLSENGKTTDYAERKVGIRDISFSPKDGFRLNGQRLKIKGVCTHHDAGPVGAAVPEDVWLRRLKLLKSMGCNAVRTAHNPFAPEFYRMCDELGLMVMDESFDGWERNKTRAGYGNFFEEWAVRDLSDFIRRDRSHPSVIIWSIGNEVPGATLKTQKMLVDICHNLDPTRPVTQGGHSPSRKETTNLNTQGHLDIKGFNGSAEHRNTLEDYHARHPKVPMIGTELPHTYQTRGVYRSNTHYRRQHFPAMWEQTRTYGGKPLDEDFKKRIFLKDDLASEEFFPEETQTHYYQDGNSIPIPNNKPFAKHLYYQSSYDNAFVRCSARESWNRTERFDFMLGEFRWGSFDYLGETNEWPSRFANFGVIDICGFPKDAFYLYQSMWTDKPMVHLLPHWTHPGKEGKAVPVVAYTNCDSVSLSLNGKSLGTKAYKKNDLKWLVPYKKGTLTATAYRQGKAVATDSVRTADQAKKIRLTADKTETLADGRSVIHYTIDITDERGTLCPMASNEVTFDIKGPARLIGVDNGDPLDLSRYKVPRRRAFRGKCLLMVQSTGRKGKIVVEASSDGLESGMVIVFAK; from the coding sequence ATGACAAAAGCAGTCCGATTTACACTCCGCCTTTGCTTTGCGCTGACATTTTACGCCATTTCGGCCTACGGCCAAAGCCAATCCGCACCCGGCTTACCGATAAACTTCGACCACGGCTGGAAATTTATTCTGGACGATATCGCCGAAGCCAAATCGTCTGATTACAATGACAAAAAATGGCGTTCGCTGGATCTTCCGCACGATTGGTCGGTGGAAGGCGAATATTCCAACGGCCCAAATACCGAATGGAGAACCGGCTACCTGCCGGCTGGTGTAGGCTGGTACCGCAAGACTTTTAAAACGAATAAAAGCTGGAAAGACAAACACGTAGCCATCCTTTTCGACGGCGTATATATGAACAGCGAAGTATGGATCAACGGTCATTATCTCGGCAAGCGCCCTTACGGGTACATAGGCTTTGAATACGACCTTACTCCATATCTGCGCTCCGGCAAAAATGTGATCGCCGTGCGCGTAGACCGCTCCGATTCCTATTCGGACCGTTGGTATCCGGGCTCGGGGATTTACCGCCATGTATGGCTCAACGTAAAAAGCCCCGCGCATATCAAAACTTGGGGCGTCTATTTCCGCCACCAACCGACGGAAAACAACACCGCCAAGGTTAAGGCCACTTACGATATCGTAAACAAAAGCGATAAGCCGAAAAACATCTCGGTAAAAACAGTGCTTAAAAACCCCGACGGAAAAACCGTAGCCCAGAGCACTGACATTTTCAAGATCGGACCGGAAGAGGAAAAACCTTTCGATTTTGATTCCGAAGTAAAAAATCCGCAACGCTGGTCGCCCGAAAATCCAAACCTGTATACGCTCAAGGTCTTTCTTTCTGAAAATGGAAAAACCACCGATTACGCCGAGCGGAAAGTCGGTATCCGCGATATTTCTTTCAGTCCCAAAGACGGATTCCGCCTAAACGGACAACGCCTTAAAATCAAAGGCGTCTGCACCCACCACGACGCCGGCCCCGTTGGCGCCGCTGTGCCTGAGGACGTTTGGCTTCGCCGACTGAAACTATTGAAAAGTATGGGTTGCAATGCCGTAAGGACGGCGCATAATCCTTTCGCTCCCGAGTTCTATCGCATGTGCGACGAACTGGGCCTGATGGTTATGGACGAGTCCTTCGACGGCTGGGAGCGAAATAAAACCCGTGCCGGCTACGGAAATTTCTTCGAAGAGTGGGCCGTCCGTGACCTTTCCGATTTTATCCGCCGTGACCGCTCGCACCCCAGCGTGATAATTTGGAGCATCGGCAACGAAGTGCCTGGCGCCACGCTCAAGACCCAGAAAATGCTGGTGGACATCTGCCACAACCTCGACCCCACCCGCCCCGTGACACAAGGCGGACACAGCCCTTCCAGAAAAGAAACCACGAACCTAAACACCCAAGGCCATCTCGATATAAAGGGATTCAACGGAAGCGCCGAACACCGCAACACGCTTGAGGACTACCATGCCCGACACCCGAAAGTGCCGATGATCGGGACGGAATTGCCGCACACTTACCAAACCCGGGGCGTTTACCGAAGCAACACGCATTATCGCCGTCAGCACTTTCCGGCCATGTGGGAACAGACACGAACCTATGGCGGAAAACCGCTGGACGAAGATTTCAAGAAACGGATATTCCTCAAAGATGATCTAGCCTCCGAAGAGTTCTTTCCTGAAGAAACCCAGACACACTATTACCAAGACGGCAACAGTATTCCGATTCCAAACAACAAGCCTTTCGCCAAGCATTTGTATTACCAATCGTCATACGACAATGCCTTTGTCCGTTGCTCGGCCCGCGAATCTTGGAACCGGACGGAACGCTTCGACTTTATGTTGGGCGAATTCCGTTGGGGGAGCTTCGATTATCTTGGCGAAACCAACGAATGGCCCTCTCGCTTCGCCAATTTCGGCGTGATCGATATCTGTGGTTTTCCCAAAGACGCTTTCTACCTCTATCAAAGCATGTGGACCGACAAACCGATGGTACATCTGCTTCCGCACTGGACACATCCCGGAAAAGAAGGAAAAGCTGTACCCGTTGTGGCTTATACTAACTGCGATTCGGTTAGCCTGAGCTTAAACGGAAAATCACTAGGTACAAAAGCTTACAAAAAGAATGACCTGAAGTGGTTAGTCCCTTATAAAAAAGGAACATTAACAGCCACAGCCTACCGCCAAGGCAAGGCCGTAGCCACCGATTCCGTCCGGACCGCTGACCAGGCTAAAAAGATCCGATTGACGGCCGACAAAACAGAAACCCTAGCCGACGGTCGGTCCGTAATCCATTACACTATAGACATCACCGACGAGCGGGGCACTCTCTGCCCGATGGCTTCCAACGAGGTCACGTTCGATATAAAAGGCCCCGCCCGCCTTATCGGCGTAGACAACGGTGATCCGCTGGATCTGTCACGATATAAGGTTCCCCGCCGTCGGGCTTTCCGTGGCAAGTGTCTTTTAATGGTCCAAAGTACCGGGAGGAAAGGAAAGATTGTGGTCGAAGCAAGCTCGGACGGGTTGGAATCCGGAATGGTTATCGTTTTTGCGAAATAA
- a CDS encoding LamG-like jellyroll fold domain-containing protein, translating to MRIFTITALFVFCHLVSFADPVNKENATDQAIGKCYELKQPGDAVDMGTVGFENEFHLSFWIKAGSIDGYIPNIFFFEDLFIFGLNQRDRNFRIFSFNRNYMPTFRNTAIREHSWQHLIVCYAKDSLTLFQNGIKKGSLHYPLPKSNRSRLKFGGYYESGFYKWKIAKPMFVAEAITDEQAYALYSKTKLKHDLKRGLSFFSGRDKDGFTKAFGAEVANKLWEASGDGKSGYLNIPRDNKVFPKISNVRSGNSGTVCLWVLPVTEQDSVKKTYSRGALFNIDNAFRISLVNQRSLSFIPFASGNTTHTSRLPISKNYPSHFAITFSEHGNATFYFNGILVTRAPIGIFTPFPKAEVEIGTDYWEFDFEGKIYDVGYWTRELSKREIFELYSYPEASTDLLQEEAKVTTNETSTHVVITVILIMLILVIAYWSNRLTNNKQKKNRAKKSDVTPKTKRPAKRQESGHKHKIKLLGPLEVLNSEQENAVTNMPPKLKEIFAFILLRSIENRPVRTAELHDIFWPNYSHQKSKNNRSVSIRRIRETLENSPYVKLVYDRAGLWTVICDDYETCDFAELRELIRNGNPEYLKLITGILERGKFFPSEKYQSLRPFRLELNELLRHCFETLKKSTSQLDQKERARLLEAMLLHDPGFKACEEALNAVS from the coding sequence ATGAGAATTTTTACGATTACAGCTCTATTCGTTTTTTGTCATTTAGTCTCATTTGCCGACCCAGTAAACAAGGAAAACGCCACGGACCAAGCTATTGGAAAGTGCTATGAACTGAAACAACCCGGTGATGCGGTGGACATGGGGACAGTCGGATTCGAAAACGAATTTCACCTCTCTTTCTGGATCAAAGCGGGCTCCATCGACGGGTATATTCCGAATATTTTTTTCTTCGAAGACCTTTTTATTTTCGGACTAAATCAGCGTGACCGAAACTTCAGAATCTTTAGTTTCAACAGGAATTATATGCCCACCTTTCGCAATACGGCGATTAGAGAGCATTCCTGGCAACATTTGATCGTATGCTACGCCAAAGACTCACTGACCCTTTTCCAAAACGGAATAAAAAAAGGCTCTTTGCATTATCCACTCCCCAAATCAAACAGATCCAGACTAAAGTTTGGCGGATATTACGAAAGCGGTTTTTATAAATGGAAAATAGCGAAACCGATGTTCGTTGCTGAAGCAATTACAGATGAACAGGCTTACGCATTATATTCAAAAACAAAACTTAAACACGACCTAAAACGTGGCTTATCCTTTTTTTCGGGTCGCGATAAAGACGGTTTTACAAAAGCATTTGGAGCGGAAGTAGCAAACAAGCTCTGGGAGGCTTCAGGTGATGGAAAATCCGGGTATCTTAATATTCCTAGAGACAATAAAGTTTTTCCGAAAATCAGTAATGTCCGTTCTGGAAATTCCGGAACAGTCTGCCTTTGGGTCCTACCCGTTACAGAGCAAGACTCTGTAAAAAAAACATATTCCAGAGGCGCTCTTTTTAACATAGATAATGCGTTTCGGATAAGCTTAGTCAACCAACGTTCACTATCGTTTATCCCGTTCGCATCCGGTAACACTACCCACACGTCAAGACTTCCTATTTCCAAGAATTACCCCAGCCATTTTGCCATTACCTTTTCGGAGCACGGAAACGCCACTTTCTATTTCAATGGAATATTGGTAACCCGGGCTCCAATCGGAATTTTCACACCATTTCCGAAAGCCGAGGTGGAAATTGGAACAGATTATTGGGAATTCGATTTTGAGGGAAAAATCTACGATGTCGGCTATTGGACTCGGGAACTAAGCAAGCGTGAAATCTTCGAATTATACTCTTATCCCGAAGCCTCAACTGATCTACTTCAAGAAGAAGCCAAAGTAACCACAAATGAGACATCAACCCATGTTGTCATAACTGTTATTTTGATTATGCTAATTCTTGTAATCGCATATTGGTCCAACCGATTAACAAACAATAAGCAAAAGAAAAATAGAGCCAAAAAATCTGATGTAACCCCGAAAACAAAACGCCCTGCGAAGCGACAAGAAAGCGGACACAAACACAAAATCAAGTTACTCGGCCCATTGGAGGTTTTGAATTCAGAGCAGGAAAACGCCGTCACGAATATGCCCCCAAAACTGAAGGAAATATTCGCGTTTATCCTTTTGAGAAGTATAGAAAACAGGCCTGTTCGCACCGCGGAGCTTCATGATATTTTCTGGCCGAATTATTCGCACCAAAAAAGCAAAAACAACAGAAGCGTATCTATACGGAGAATCCGCGAGACGCTGGAAAATAGCCCTTACGTTAAACTGGTCTATGACAGAGCGGGACTCTGGACCGTAATCTGCGACGATTACGAGACATGCGATTTCGCAGAACTCCGGGAACTGATCCGCAACGGAAATCCAGAATACCTGAAACTGATAACGGGAATATTGGAACGGGGAAAATTCTTCCCTTCGGAAAAATACCAATCACTGAGGCCGTTTAGGTTGGAATTAAACGAATTGCTCAGACATTGTTTCGAAACTTTGAAAAAATCTACAAGCCAACTCGACCAAAAAGAACGTGCCCGCCTTTTGGAAGCAATGCTTCTGCACGACCCTGGCTTCAAGGCCTGCGAAGAAGCGCTAAACGCCGTTTCCTAA
- a CDS encoding iron-sulfur cluster assembly accessory protein, with protein sequence MITITDKAKEKIIELRANDGYSEEHKVRVSVKGGGCSGLMYDLGFDDKTGDSDEVFEDKGIQILVDKKSILYLAGTVLEYSDGLNGKGFEFINPNATRTCGCGESFSI encoded by the coding sequence ATGATAACAATTACGGATAAAGCGAAGGAAAAAATCATAGAACTCAGGGCCAACGACGGTTATTCGGAAGAGCACAAAGTCCGAGTATCTGTTAAAGGCGGCGGATGCTCGGGTCTAATGTACGATTTGGGCTTCGATGACAAAACCGGAGACAGCGACGAGGTGTTCGAAGACAAAGGAATCCAGATTTTGGTAGACAAGAAAAGCATCCTTTACTTGGCCGGAACCGTTTTGGAATACTCCGACGGACTGAACGGAAAAGGTTTCGAGTTCATCAATCCGAACGCTACGCGCACTTGCGGTTGTGGCGAGAGCTTCTCTATATAA
- the thiL gene encoding thiamine-phosphate kinase gives MSEEQKRTELSSLGEFGLIDRITKDFPLTHESSELGVGDDAAILNYGDKRVVVSTDMLTEGVHFDLRYVPLKHLGYKSVAVNVSDIAAMNAVPKQITVSIGLSSRFSLEACEELYAGIRAACEEYGVDLVGGDTTTSRSGLVISVTVIGEAEENALAKRDGAKEKDIICATGDLGGAYIGLQILEREKEVFLSNPEMQPDLSNYNYVVGRQLKPKARMDIIHELADLGVVPTSMIDISDGLASELLHIASQSNVGISIFEDKLPIDKQTYNTAVEFKIDPITCALNGGEDYELLFTIKQSEYEKLKMHPDIHFIGYTQSKEDGCNLITKQNNVYPLSAQGWNHFNKK, from the coding sequence ATGTCTGAAGAACAAAAAAGAACCGAACTTTCCTCATTGGGCGAGTTCGGGTTAATAGATAGAATTACGAAAGATTTTCCGCTGACCCACGAGTCTTCGGAACTAGGTGTGGGCGATGACGCCGCTATCCTCAATTATGGAGACAAGCGCGTGGTCGTAAGTACGGATATGCTTACCGAAGGAGTTCACTTCGATTTGCGTTACGTGCCGCTGAAGCATTTGGGCTATAAGTCCGTGGCCGTAAACGTATCTGACATCGCCGCGATGAACGCTGTGCCGAAACAGATTACGGTAAGTATCGGGCTGAGCAGTCGCTTTTCTTTGGAAGCTTGCGAAGAACTTTACGCAGGAATCCGCGCCGCTTGCGAAGAATACGGCGTGGATCTGGTAGGGGGCGACACCACCACTTCGCGAAGCGGTTTGGTAATCTCGGTAACCGTAATAGGCGAGGCCGAAGAAAATGCCTTGGCAAAGCGCGACGGCGCCAAGGAGAAAGACATCATCTGCGCTACCGGAGATTTGGGCGGGGCGTATATCGGTTTGCAGATTTTGGAACGTGAGAAAGAAGTCTTCTTGAGCAATCCGGAAATGCAACCCGACTTGTCAAACTACAATTACGTAGTGGGACGTCAATTGAAGCCGAAAGCGCGTATGGATATTATCCACGAGCTGGCGGACTTGGGCGTGGTCCCGACTTCGATGATCGATATTTCTGACGGTTTGGCCAGCGAGCTTTTGCATATCGCTAGCCAGTCGAACGTGGGGATTTCCATTTTCGAAGACAAACTTCCGATCGACAAGCAGACGTACAATACCGCTGTGGAATTCAAGATCGATCCTATCACTTGCGCTTTGAACGGCGGTGAGGATTACGAATTGCTGTTTACGATTAAGCAGAGCGAATACGAGAAGCTGAAAATGCATCCCGATATTCATTTTATAGGATATACCCAGAGCAAGGAAGACGGCTGCAACCTGATCACTAAGCAGAACAACGTTTATCCGCTTTCGGCGCAAGGCTGGAACCATTTTAACAAGAAATAA